A region from the Nostoc sp. HK-01 genome encodes:
- a CDS encoding cation diffusion facilitator family transporter, whose product MASDSSKKTIFAAMGANLAIAITKFIAAFMTNSSAMISEGIHSLVDTADQLLLLLGIRMSQKPADDSHPFGYGQELYFWTLIVAIFIFAIGGGMSIYEGITHLINPSPLEDPMWNYIVLGLAIIFEGFSWTVALKEFLPTKGNQTFWQAIKNSKDPTVFTVLFEDSAAILGLIVALIGIFLGHLFNNVYFDGIASIIIGIILAVVAVLLARESKGLLVGESANPQTVANIRSLSKIEPGVQEVIRVLTMQLAPQEVLLNLEIQFAKNLTGEEIALTVERLETKICQKHPEIKQIFIEAKSLSATRKSSAISQ is encoded by the coding sequence ATGGCATCAGATTCATCTAAGAAAACTATTTTTGCGGCGATGGGTGCTAATTTAGCGATCGCTATTACTAAATTCATCGCTGCTTTCATGACCAATAGTTCAGCGATGATATCTGAGGGTATTCATTCACTAGTAGATACTGCCGATCAATTATTACTGCTGCTGGGAATTCGTATGAGTCAAAAGCCAGCAGATGATAGCCATCCCTTTGGTTATGGGCAAGAACTTTACTTTTGGACTTTAATTGTTGCTATCTTCATCTTTGCCATTGGTGGAGGAATGTCTATTTATGAAGGCATAACTCATTTAATTAACCCCAGCCCCTTAGAAGACCCAATGTGGAATTATATTGTGCTAGGTTTAGCAATCATATTTGAGGGTTTTTCTTGGACTGTGGCTTTAAAGGAATTTCTGCCCACTAAGGGTAATCAAACTTTTTGGCAAGCAATTAAAAACAGTAAAGACCCTACAGTATTTACTGTATTATTTGAAGACTCTGCGGCAATTTTAGGTTTGATTGTGGCTTTAATAGGAATTTTTTTAGGGCATTTATTTAACAATGTTTATTTTGATGGTATCGCCTCAATCATTATTGGCATTATCTTAGCTGTAGTTGCAGTATTACTAGCAAGAGAAAGTAAAGGATTATTAGTTGGTGAAAGTGCCAATCCTCAAACTGTTGCCAATATTCGCTCTTTATCGAAAATAGAACCAGGTGTACAAGAAGTGATTCGGGTGCTAACCATGCAGCTTGCGCCACAAGAAGTATTGCTCAACTTAGAAATCCAGTTTGCTAAAAATCTCACAGGTGAGGAAATAGCATTAACTGTTGAGAGACTAGAAACCAAGATTTGCCAAAAACATCCAGAAATAAAACAAATTTTTATTGAAGCTAAATCCTTAAGTGCAACTCGCAAATCTTCGGCAATTTCTCAATAA
- a CDS encoding glycoside hydrolase 15-related: MKILSQDKAFGSPGIEPRWTHANKDAVGTAYSTSSHVWFTIWNGVVTEIYHPTVDRPQIRDLQYLISDGKSFFHEENRHLQSKVEHLWTHGLGYRITNSDPQGRYTIIKEVIADPHLSCILQHTKITGEREFIDQLHLYALCAPHLEVSGKNNNGYTVEVAGQNILVAEKGGTWLALGATVPFTRLSCGYVGQSDGWTDLADDFQMDWEFDSAVDGNLALTGKLNLDRSDEFTLGLAFGTTLHNAISTLFQSLNLPFEQQKQQYNEQWKRSRNDIKPLENVSYDDGKLYHNSVSLLLAHEDKTYPGALIASLAIPWGEAKDDQEQGGYHLVWTRDMVSSVAGLVAAGETDTAVRSLIYLATSQQEDGGFAQNFWVNGEPYWTGIQLDEVAFPILLAWLLHKEKVALNFDIYPMILRAAGYLIRHGPVTQQERWEECSGYSPSTLACNIAGLICAANFARERGDKATAQFIEEYADFLESHIEDWTVTTEGTLVPGIKRHYIRITPSDINNPQPNENPNQGTILISSQPPSKRAEFPAKEIVDGGFLQLVRYGIRKPDDPIIVDSVKVIDAILKVDTPVGSCWHRYNYDGYGQQEDGSAYTRWGKGRAWPLLTGERGHYELAAGGDVKTYIKAMEGFASNSCLLPEQIWDEADKPDVHLYLGKPTGSAMPLMWAHAEYIKLLRSTHEGQVFDLIPEVANRYLGARKQCKSLEIWKFNRQIGKVKRGYTLRIQALVSFQLHWSQDNWQTTQDTPSTSTKLGVDFVDISVSDNQKQSISFTFFWIDSNKWEEQNYSVAID; the protein is encoded by the coding sequence ATGAAAATTCTTAGTCAAGACAAGGCGTTTGGCTCACCAGGCATTGAGCCGCGCTGGACTCATGCGAATAAAGATGCAGTTGGAACAGCTTACTCTACCTCCAGTCATGTTTGGTTTACTATCTGGAACGGTGTTGTGACTGAAATATACCATCCAACAGTAGACAGACCCCAAATTCGAGATTTACAATATCTCATTTCTGATGGCAAAAGCTTTTTTCACGAGGAGAATCGCCATCTGCAATCAAAAGTAGAACACTTGTGGACGCATGGTTTAGGATACCGCATCACTAATTCTGATCCACAAGGGCGTTATACCATTATCAAAGAAGTGATTGCTGACCCGCATTTATCCTGTATTTTACAGCACACAAAAATCACAGGAGAACGCGAGTTTATTGACCAACTTCATTTATACGCTTTGTGTGCGCCACATTTAGAAGTGAGTGGTAAAAATAATAATGGCTACACAGTAGAAGTAGCTGGACAAAATATTCTTGTAGCAGAAAAAGGCGGAACTTGGCTGGCGCTAGGTGCAACAGTCCCGTTTACTCGTCTTTCCTGCGGCTATGTAGGTCAAAGTGATGGCTGGACAGATTTGGCTGATGATTTCCAAATGGATTGGGAATTTGATAGTGCGGTAGATGGTAACTTAGCTCTCACTGGAAAATTAAATCTAGATAGAAGTGATGAGTTTACTTTAGGGTTGGCATTTGGCACAACCCTGCATAATGCAATTTCTACACTGTTTCAGTCCCTTAATCTGCCTTTTGAACAGCAGAAACAGCAATATAACGAACAGTGGAAGCGATCGCGCAACGATATCAAACCATTAGAAAATGTTTCTTATGATGATGGGAAGTTATATCACAACAGCGTTAGTTTGTTGTTGGCACATGAAGACAAAACTTATCCCGGTGCTTTAATTGCATCTCTGGCTATCCCTTGGGGTGAAGCCAAAGATGACCAAGAGCAAGGGGGATATCATCTTGTCTGGACAAGGGACATGGTGAGCAGTGTAGCAGGTTTAGTAGCGGCTGGGGAAACAGATACAGCAGTGCGATCGCTCATTTATCTTGCCACCAGCCAGCAAGAAGACGGCGGATTTGCTCAAAACTTCTGGGTTAATGGCGAACCCTACTGGACAGGTATCCAACTAGATGAAGTCGCATTTCCCATTCTTCTAGCATGGCTTTTACACAAAGAAAAGGTAGCACTAAACTTTGATATTTATCCCATGATTTTGCGGGCAGCGGGTTATTTAATTCGTCACGGCCCAGTTACCCAACAAGAACGATGGGAAGAATGTAGCGGCTATTCACCTTCTACACTCGCTTGTAATATTGCTGGCTTAATCTGTGCAGCTAACTTTGCTCGTGAGCGTGGCGACAAAGCAACAGCACAATTTATCGAAGAGTACGCCGATTTTTTAGAATCTCATATTGAAGACTGGACAGTAACTACTGAAGGAACCTTAGTTCCTGGCATCAAACGGCATTACATTCGGATTACTCCATCAGATATCAATAATCCTCAACCTAACGAAAATCCCAATCAGGGAACTATTTTGATCAGCAGTCAACCACCTAGTAAACGAGCAGAATTTCCAGCCAAAGAAATTGTCGATGGCGGGTTTTTACAACTGGTACGTTATGGAATTCGTAAACCTGATGACCCAATTATTGTTGATTCTGTCAAAGTAATAGATGCAATCTTAAAAGTAGATACACCTGTTGGGTCTTGTTGGCATCGTTATAATTACGACGGCTATGGACAGCAAGAAGATGGCAGTGCTTATACAAGATGGGGTAAAGGACGTGCTTGGCCTCTCTTAACAGGAGAAAGAGGACATTATGAATTAGCTGCTGGTGGTGATGTCAAAACATATATCAAAGCAATGGAAGGATTTGCTTCAAACTCTTGTTTGCTTCCAGAACAAATTTGGGATGAAGCAGATAAACCTGATGTGCATCTGTATTTAGGCAAACCAACAGGTTCCGCAATGCCTTTAATGTGGGCGCACGCTGAATATATCAAACTGTTGCGGTCAACTCATGAAGGTCAGGTATTTGATTTAATTCCAGAGGTAGCAAATCGATATTTAGGCGCAAGAAAGCAATGTAAATCATTAGAAATTTGGAAATTTAATCGTCAAATAGGCAAAGTTAAAAGAGGTTATACATTGCGAATTCAAGCTTTAGTATCTTTTCAATTACACTGGTCGCAGGATAATTGGCAAACTACACAAGATACGCCTTCTACTTCTACAAAGTTAGGAGTTGATTTTGTCGATATTTCTGTGTCTGACAATCAAAAACAGTCAATCAGCTTTACTTTTTTTTGGATTGATAGCAACAAATGGGAAGAGCAGAATTATAGCGTTGCAATTGATTAG
- a CDS encoding L,L-diaminopimelate aminotransferase, with protein sequence MATINDNYLKLKAGYLFPEIARRVNAFVEANPDAKVIRLGIGDVTEPLPEACRTAMIKAVEEMGDRGTFKGYGPEQGYAWLREKIAAQDFHARGAAIDADEIFISDGSKCDTGNILDIFGKNNIIAVTDPVYPVYVDTNVMAGHTGSANDKGEFEGLVYLPVTAENNFTAEIPSQKVDLIYLCFPNNPTGATATKEHLQAWVDYAKANGSIIFFDAAYEAYITDPSLPHSIYEIEGARDCAIEFRSFSKNAGFTGTRCALTVVPKTLKAKAADGSDVELWKLWNRRQSTKFNGVSYIVQRGAEAVYFEDGQAQTKALVSFYLENAKIIREKLTAAGLAVYGGVNAPYVWVQTPNSLSSWDFFDKLLHTCNVVGTPGSGFGAAGEGYFRISAFNSRENVEEAMKRITEKFKV encoded by the coding sequence ATGGCAACGATTAACGACAACTACCTGAAGCTAAAAGCTGGTTATCTGTTCCCGGAAATTGCGCGGCGGGTAAATGCCTTTGTAGAAGCCAACCCTGATGCTAAAGTCATTCGTTTGGGAATTGGCGATGTAACTGAACCTTTACCAGAAGCGTGCCGCACAGCGATGATTAAAGCTGTGGAAGAAATGGGCGATCGCGGAACTTTTAAAGGTTACGGCCCAGAACAAGGTTATGCTTGGTTAAGGGAAAAAATTGCGGCTCAAGACTTCCACGCACGCGGCGCAGCTATAGACGCTGACGAAATATTTATTTCTGATGGTTCCAAGTGCGATACAGGTAATATTCTTGATATCTTTGGTAAAAACAACATCATTGCTGTTACTGACCCTGTATACCCTGTATATGTAGACACCAATGTGATGGCAGGACACACAGGATCAGCCAATGATAAAGGCGAATTTGAGGGCTTAGTATATCTGCCTGTGACCGCAGAAAATAACTTTACGGCGGAAATTCCTAGCCAAAAAGTCGATTTAATTTATCTCTGTTTTCCCAATAACCCAACTGGTGCAACTGCAACTAAAGAACATCTTCAAGCTTGGGTAGACTACGCCAAAGCCAACGGCTCAATTATTTTCTTTGATGCAGCTTACGAAGCGTATATTACAGATCCGTCGTTACCTCATTCTATTTATGAAATTGAGGGTGCGAGAGATTGTGCGATCGAATTTCGTTCCTTTTCTAAGAATGCAGGTTTTACCGGAACTCGTTGCGCTTTAACTGTTGTACCCAAAACTTTAAAAGCCAAAGCCGCAGATGGTTCCGATGTAGAATTGTGGAAACTGTGGAACCGCCGCCAGTCCACCAAGTTCAACGGCGTGTCCTACATTGTTCAACGAGGTGCAGAAGCAGTTTACTTTGAAGATGGACAAGCACAAACAAAGGCTTTGGTGAGTTTCTATTTAGAAAACGCCAAAATTATTCGAGAAAAACTCACAGCCGCGGGACTGGCTGTTTATGGCGGTGTCAATGCGCCTTACGTGTGGGTGCAAACTCCCAATAGTCTTTCTAGTTGGGATTTCTTTGATAAATTGCTGCATACTTGCAATGTAGTTGGTACACCTGGTTCTGGTTTTGGTGCAGCGGGTGAAGGTTACTTCCGTATTTCTGCATTCAATAGCCGGGAAAATGTCGAAGAAGCGATGAAGCGAATTACGGAGAAGTTTAAGGTGTAG
- a CDS encoding allophycocyanin beta subunit, which produces MRDAVTSLIKNYDVAGRYFDRNAIDSLKSYFDSGTARVQAAAAINSNAAAIVKQAGSKLFEELPELIRPGGNAYTTRRYAACLRDMDYYLRYATYALVAGNTNVLDERVLQGLRETYNSLGVPIGPTVRGVQLMKDMVKEQVAAAGVVNTAFVDEPFDHITRELSEQDV; this is translated from the coding sequence ATGCGCGATGCAGTCACAAGTTTAATTAAGAATTATGACGTAGCTGGACGTTATTTTGACCGGAATGCGATCGACAGTCTGAAATCTTATTTTGACAGTGGTACAGCACGGGTACAAGCTGCGGCTGCTATCAATTCAAATGCAGCTGCAATTGTCAAGCAGGCTGGTTCTAAATTATTTGAAGAACTACCAGAATTGATTCGTCCTGGTGGAAACGCCTATACAACTCGTCGTTATGCGGCTTGTCTGCGGGATATGGACTATTATCTCCGCTACGCTACTTATGCGCTGGTTGCTGGTAACACAAATGTGTTGGATGAGCGTGTACTCCAAGGGTTGAGAGAAACTTACAATTCTCTAGGTGTACCTATTGGGCCGACAGTTCGCGGTGTCCAGTTAATGAAGGATATGGTTAAGGAACAAGTAGCAGCAGCAGGGGTAGTTAATACTGCTTTTGTAGATGAACCTTTTGATCACATCACCCGCGAGTTAAGTGAGCAGGATGTTTAG
- a CDS encoding glutamine synthetase, type I: MTTPQEVLKLIQDQNIQMIDLKFIDTPGTWQHLTVYHNQIDESSFSDGVPFDGSSIRGWKGIEESDMTMVLDPNTAWIDPFMAEPTLSIICSIKEPRTGEWYNRCPRVIAQKAVDYLVSTGIGDTTFFGPEAEFFIFDDVRFDQTANSGYYYVDSVEGRWNSGRQEGPNLGYKPRFKEGYFPVSPTDSFQDIRTEMLLTMAQCGVPIEKQHHEVATGGQCELGFRFGKLIEAADWLMTYKYVIKNVAKKYGKTVTFMPKPIFGDNGSGMHCHQSIWKDGKPLFAGDKYAGLSEMALHYIGGILKHAPALLGITNPTTNSYKRLVPGYEAPVNLAYSQGNRSASVRIPLSGTNPKAKRLEFRCPDATSNPYLAFAAMLCAGLDGIKNKIDPGEPLDKNIYELSPAELAKVPSTPGSLDKALAALENDHAFLTETGVFTEDFIQNWIDYKLANEVEQLQLRPHPYEFYLYYDC, encoded by the coding sequence ATGACAACCCCACAAGAAGTCTTGAAGTTGATCCAAGACCAAAACATTCAGATGATTGATCTGAAATTCATCGATACACCAGGAACATGGCAGCACTTGACCGTGTACCATAACCAAATCGATGAAAGTTCTTTCTCTGATGGCGTACCTTTCGACGGTTCCAGCATTCGGGGTTGGAAAGGTATCGAAGAATCAGACATGACAATGGTGTTAGATCCCAACACAGCTTGGATTGACCCATTCATGGCAGAGCCAACCCTAAGCATAATTTGTAGCATTAAGGAACCCCGCACAGGGGAATGGTACAACCGTTGCCCACGCGTTATTGCCCAAAAAGCTGTTGATTATCTAGTTTCTACTGGTATTGGTGATACTACTTTCTTTGGGCCAGAAGCTGAATTCTTCATTTTTGATGATGTCCGCTTTGACCAAACTGCCAACTCCGGCTACTACTACGTAGACTCTGTAGAAGGTCGTTGGAACTCTGGTAGACAAGAAGGCCCCAACCTAGGTTACAAACCACGCTTCAAAGAAGGTTACTTCCCAGTATCGCCAACCGACAGTTTCCAAGACATTCGGACAGAAATGTTGCTGACAATGGCACAGTGCGGTGTCCCCATTGAAAAGCAACACCACGAAGTTGCAACTGGTGGTCAGTGTGAACTCGGCTTCCGCTTTGGTAAGTTAATTGAAGCGGCTGACTGGCTAATGACCTACAAATACGTCATCAAGAACGTCGCCAAGAAATACGGCAAAACTGTTACCTTTATGCCAAAACCAATTTTTGGCGATAACGGTTCCGGTATGCACTGTCACCAGTCCATTTGGAAAGATGGCAAGCCTTTATTTGCAGGCGATAAGTATGCTGGTTTGAGTGAAATGGCACTACATTACATTGGTGGCATTCTTAAACACGCACCAGCACTATTAGGCATCACCAACCCCACAACCAACTCCTACAAGCGTCTCGTACCAGGTTATGAAGCACCTGTTAACTTGGCTTACTCCCAAGGAAACCGTTCTGCTTCTGTGCGTATTCCTCTCTCTGGCACAAACCCCAAAGCAAAACGCCTAGAGTTCCGTTGTCCAGACGCTACTTCTAACCCTTACTTGGCATTTGCAGCCATGCTTTGTGCTGGCTTGGATGGTATCAAGAACAAAATTGATCCAGGTGAGCCTTTAGATAAGAATATTTATGAACTGTCTCCAGCAGAACTGGCGAAGGTTCCTTCTACTCCTGGTTCTCTGGATAAAGCATTGGCAGCCTTAGAGAATGATCACGCTTTCTTAACCGAAACAGGCGTGTTCACAGAAGACTTCATCCAAAATTGGATTGACTACAAACTGGCTAATGAAGTTGAGCAGTTGCAGTTACGTCCTCATCCTTATGAGTTTTATCTCTATTACGACTGCTAA
- a CDS encoding isopenicillin-N epimerase, giving the protein MKYEKPDFKLRTSYYQELWSLDDNVVFLNHGSYGACPKAVLRMQQSLRSQLEQDPVNFFGRQWEPLLDNARSKLAAFINADVQDLVFVPNATTGVNSVLRSLTFSPDDEILTTNHEYNACRNALNFIASRTGARVVVAKIPFPLESPEQIIAAVLEKVSAKTRLALLDHITSQTGVIFPMQQLVKELQARDVETLIDGAHAPGMISLNMQEIGATYYSGNCHKWLSAPKGAAFLYVQRDKQPEIHPLTISHGANSPRTDKSRFQLEFDWTGTDDPTGYMCVPEAIAFMSSLLPGGWLELMQRNHQLVLQARQLLCKELEVQPPCPEEMIGSMAVVPIPVSLENCSHVWLHDELFDQFGIQVQVVPWQESPGMLIRISAQIYNTLEQYQYLATALKNLYR; this is encoded by the coding sequence ATGAAGTATGAAAAACCAGATTTCAAACTTCGTACTTCATATTACCAAGAGTTATGGTCACTCGATGACAATGTAGTTTTTCTTAATCATGGTTCTTATGGTGCTTGTCCGAAAGCTGTGTTAAGGATGCAGCAGAGTTTGCGATCGCAGTTGGAACAAGACCCAGTAAATTTTTTTGGGAGACAGTGGGAACCGCTGTTAGACAACGCCAGGAGCAAGTTAGCAGCTTTTATTAATGCTGATGTTCAAGATTTAGTATTTGTCCCGAATGCTACAACAGGTGTGAATTCAGTGTTGCGTTCTCTGACTTTTTCACCTGATGACGAAATTCTGACAACTAACCATGAGTACAACGCTTGCCGCAATGCTTTAAACTTTATTGCTAGTCGCACTGGTGCAAGGGTAGTTGTAGCCAAGATTCCTTTCCCCTTAGAGTCTCCAGAGCAGATAATTGCAGCAGTATTAGAGAAAGTTTCAGCCAAAACCCGACTAGCACTATTAGATCATATAACTAGCCAGACAGGGGTCATCTTTCCTATGCAGCAGCTAGTGAAAGAGTTGCAGGCGCGGGATGTCGAGACATTGATAGATGGCGCTCATGCACCAGGAATGATTTCTCTGAATATGCAGGAGATTGGTGCAACTTACTATAGCGGGAATTGTCATAAATGGCTTTCTGCACCTAAAGGAGCAGCATTTTTGTATGTGCAGCGGGATAAACAACCAGAAATTCATCCGCTAACAATTAGTCACGGTGCTAATTCACCGCGCACTGATAAAAGCCGCTTTCAGTTGGAATTTGATTGGACAGGTACAGATGATCCTACAGGTTATATGTGCGTACCAGAAGCGATCGCTTTTATGAGTTCTCTGTTACCTGGTGGTTGGCTAGAATTAATGCAGCGAAACCATCAGTTAGTTTTACAAGCAAGACAGCTACTTTGTAAAGAATTAGAAGTACAACCACCTTGTCCAGAAGAGATGATTGGTTCTATGGCTGTTGTACCCATACCTGTTAGTTTGGAAAATTGTAGTCATGTCTGGCTACATGATGAATTATTTGATCAATTTGGCATTCAAGTACAAGTAGTCCCTTGGCAGGAATCACCGGGAATGCTCATTAGGATTTCAGCCCAAATTTACAATACTTTAGAGCAGTATCAGTATTTGGCAACAGCACTCAAAAATTTATACAGATAA
- a CDS encoding ABC transporter-like protein, which yields MAEVGIQVKDLNFSWPNGEIAVKSCSLEVPKGEFWMLLGTNGSGKSTLLRLLAGLLQPQSGEIGILPPVGFVFQNPDHQLVMPTVGADVAFGLVEEKLPPATVRARVAEALGAVNLLQLQLRPIYALSGGQKQRVAIAGAIARHCEILLLDEPTALLDPDSQLDLVVGVHRLVKSRGITALWVTHRLDELNYCDGAFLLDKGSLVDWGEPQRLKQRLMTVNDELP from the coding sequence ATGGCAGAAGTGGGCATTCAAGTCAAAGACTTAAATTTCAGTTGGCCTAATGGTGAGATAGCCGTTAAGTCTTGCTCTCTAGAAGTTCCCAAAGGTGAATTTTGGATGCTTTTGGGTACTAATGGTAGTGGCAAATCAACTCTCCTCCGACTACTGGCGGGGCTGTTGCAACCTCAGTCTGGTGAAATTGGTATTTTACCCCCTGTCGGTTTTGTGTTCCAAAATCCCGATCATCAGTTGGTAATGCCAACTGTTGGTGCGGATGTGGCTTTTGGTCTAGTGGAAGAAAAACTGCCGCCTGCAACAGTGAGAGCAAGGGTTGCGGAAGCTTTAGGGGCTGTGAATTTGCTGCAACTGCAATTACGCCCTATATATGCTTTGAGTGGGGGACAGAAACAGCGTGTGGCTATTGCTGGTGCGATCGCTCGTCACTGTGAAATCTTATTATTAGATGAACCCACAGCTTTACTCGATCCTGATAGCCAACTAGATTTAGTGGTTGGTGTCCACCGCCTAGTCAAAAGTCGGGGTATTACAGCTTTATGGGTGACTCATCGCCTAGATGAGTTGAATTACTGCGACGGTGCTTTCTTACTAGATAAAGGTTCTTTAGTTGATTGGGGTGAACCTCAACGCCTCAAACAACGACTGATGACAGTAAATGATGAATTACCCTAA